The DNA sequence CCTTGTCATGCCATGTTCATCACTGGTTACACACATTCACTAATTATATACAGACAATGTAACGCTACATATCCATGCGTTGTGCTGGTACTCTAAGCGCTAAGCATGCCATCTGCAAAGGGCAACAAAGCTGAACATTGGCTGTTTCAGTTCTGTTTGGACTGTTTTTTCAGAATTTGATTGTACTTTGTATGAGATTGTGTTTCCTTGTAATAATGCTTTCAAATGAAATCAAGCTGCTTTATTTACCTAAAGAGGATTAATGGTTCGTTATGTAATGGTGGTGCCTCAACTGAAACTTCACTTGCAAGCAGATCATTGTTTGTgattttgttcttcttttcaAGATTATGATTTCGATGAACTTTTTAGAACAGATATGATTGTTGTATTTGCTGGTTGCTTTATCTTCTCCTTTTTTGGAACGATTAAACATTGAATAACCGTTTCGTTCTTGTATACAGTCACAATGCAAAGAGCAGTTCAGGCACAAAGTCAAGAGTTTTAAAAGAGAGATTTCGACCAATACCTTTGTGCTTACCTATTCTTTTTCCAACAGCACATGCATTGGTAAGGAGCATATTACTTTGCGATAATTATTCTAGTACTTCATCACTTGTCTGGAAGAAGCATTCTACCATGGTAATCCTGTAGAATAGGTTAGTTCACTAGAAACTTTAGCAGCTAAAAGTCATCCGAGACTTAAAACAAAGGACACATGATCCACCTAATGTATGCCAGCACCAGTGAATTGGTATTATGCCAGCATCAGTGAATTGGTATTAAGATGTTTCAGTATCAGTCTGCCTTGTATTTGAATTAATTGGTCATGGTGCCAAGATAACTACAGCTTACATGTTATATTACATATTGCAGGCACTGCGCACGATCTTGCAGTTGGGTGTAAAACCTTCTTGGTTCAATTTGAACAGTGCAACCACAGATATTCTACCTTTTCATATTCCTGAAACTGACACAGCATCTCCTAGAGACCTCCGAAGCTTTATGATTGAATCAGTGCTTCCTTCTGTTGGTGATACTGTGGTACCTGAGTTACTTCTTAAGGTTTTAGAGCCATATCGGAAAGAGGGTATGCTATCAATTGTTATTGATAAATTTGTACAGTTTTATGTGGGCCCTGGATTAACTGTCTTCTTTGATGCTGTTCCTTTTTGAGAAGGTTGCATTCTTGATGATGAAAGGGTTAGATTATATGCATCTTTAGCCAATAAAGGTTCTGCAGTAAGGTTTGCTTTTGCTGCTGCAATCTTTGGTGAAGTTTCAGAAGCCATGTTCTGGCTCCAGCTGCCACATGCTCTTTGTCATATGTTGGAAAGATCTGCAAACAAATCACAGCAGGGGGTCCCTCAGCCTTCAATTTCTGAGTCTGAAAGTGCTCTTCTAAACAGGATAGCATCACGTGAAAAGTCTGCAGGCATGGTGACATCGGAAGCAGTGGTAACGCTTATCTTTGTTGCTTTTTATTTGGGATCGTATCTTTTCAGTCTTGttgcttgagatttttttaaaattttttatttgattctatGACTATGCTGAGACTAGTTATGCACATGGTCCACATGCTAATTGAAGCCTTTAAAAGAGCAAAAAACTACATAAATTAGTTCTCAATCCTCTGCCATATATGTGCGTCTGCAGAAATATGGGCAGCTAAACATGATGGCCTTTAAGCAAGAGGATTTGTGGGGAAATGCGAACGAACGAATATCTTGGCATGCAAAACTAGATGGAGAAGAAGCAATTCAAAAACGCGTTCATGAGTGAGTAGCTTAATAATCTCTCATATTTATGGCTATGTAGCATGTTGCATATAGAAATGCTCTCTATATGACTTGATAATTTAGTAATTATTATTGTAATTGCCTTTGTGGATGTTGTATATCATTTTAATTATGGATTAGAGAAAGTTGCACAATATTGTTGTAAAGGTATCACATGGAATACATGTCACTTTTTTGCAGGTTAAAAGATGAACTTTGTTTTACTTAAAACTTAAAAGCTATAGTTTAGCTTTGGTACATACTTTAATTAATTTTTCAGATTTAGTGATGCATAAGCATTTTTTTCGATAGCCATACATACCCGAAACTGATAGAAAATTTAAAATGGGTaggcaattaagatagagaaaatgggttctttcatcttttttccttttcatgtaTGGAAGAATGTGGCATTATTTAGATCTGAATGGTAAAAGAAGATTCATTTGTTTGAACCAGCAGAAGAGCCAGAGAGCAGTTCAGTGTACTTGATGGTGTTAACACTTCCAAATTGTtcttttttgaaattcatttGATGGTTATATAAAATTTGGATTTAACAGTTTTTATCCAGGAAATAAAACTATTGCTCGATGATGCATGTAACCAACaccagcaaactaataagttagcTCCATATGCTTGCATGAATTGGTGCCTTCCAAAAGTTGTATATTCTGTTCCAGCCGTAGAAGCATAAACAAATTGTCTTACTCAGTGTTAATGTGGTCCTTAAGTTTAGTTGCAGCCTTTAAGTTGATTTATTTGGGCTCAAATAGATACTGGTTGAGTATTAGAGGCTCAATCTGAATTCTGCTGGTTTCACTTTTGGACTACCCAAATAAGGATCATTTATGTGGCTACACCTATTATTCTATGGAAAAAGGAGATAATCCATAACTTAAAGGGAGACACTTGGGCTTGCTGAACATGGATTTTTGTTactaatcaaaattttcttggttTATGAGACAAGTTCATTTATTTAAAAAGAGACTAATTCAAACCTATAAATAGGATATTCAATCTCTACTTTGAATCACCCTAGGCTTCTCGTCTAGCCTCAGGCAAGATCCATACCTCTTGAaatttccttttctttccttgtcctttctatttcttttctttcccctTCTTTTCTTCTGCTTCCACCACTACTTTCTTCGTCTTCAATTCTATCCATTGATATTGCTGGAGAATTTGATCCACTACAATCAATTTGCTGTCTTAGCACTGGAACTGTTGGAAATTGGGTTGTCTTCTGTTTACAGTGATTGGATGTACTTTATTTCAACATAGTGGGAACACAAAGAACTCTGGATCAGCCATTTGGATGCACAATAATGATTGGTCTATTTTGCAAGGAAAGTCTGATGCATGCAACaacaaaaaagggggaaaaagttTGTCAAATTGAATTGTTGACACTCTGTACGGTCATCGATCACCATTTGCTGTTACCAATGCTTCTGTGTTGTCTGGATCTCCCTTAGCATGACCACCCTAAATGTACGAGTGGTTCAAACACATCGTGTTCTTAATCAATCAACAAACATTTCCAAACTAGTAACcaatttttgttattttcctCCATAGGATCTATCATACTCTATAATCATTTTCTCTCATATTTAATTTTGTTCAGTTGAGCATTGAGAAAATTTTAGGACTATAATGTTATCATCAGTTGTATTAGAGCTTCCACTTGTATCAAAGAATTGGATTGGAGAACTCTTTCATAGTTTTGGAAGTTTAATAAAATGTATTCTGTAAAAAATTTGAATTGACTCTACTATAAACAGGGAATGATAAAGTTACAAACTTATAAACATACTCATCTTGATTTATTCCTAAATAATATAAAGAACAATTGTTATGGCTTAACTTCTAGCTTCTGCGCTTATTGATGTTACATTGTTACTTCCAGACTTATCTCTGTTGGAAACTTGGAAGCAGCTGTGTCTTTGCTACTCTCAACACCACCAGAGGgatctcagttttatccaaatgcCTTACGAGCTGTGGCATTGTCATCTGCTGTATCAAGGTCTTTGCATGAGCTTGCTGTGAAGGTGAACAACCTTTCTTCTTGTTAGCTGTTTTGGTCAGTAACTAcattacaacaacaataacaacaacaacaataataaaactgTAAGTCCCAAGTATTTGGggtcggctacatggatcttttgttgcaaatcccaaCTATTTGTTCAGTAACTAGATTAAGCTAAAGAAATTTCATCGTATTTGGTTGGTGGCAATTTTATCAAAATTTGTGAAAAGAATTTTTGCTCCTCTAAGTACAGTAGTTTTTTTTTGTCCTGATGTAACAATTCACTTTTTTGTCCTGTCACGTCTAGGTTGTTGCAGCCAATATGGTAAGGACAGATAAATCACTGTCAGGGACTCATCTTCTCTGTGCAGTTGGGAGATATCAAGAATCATGTTCTCAGGTTTGTTCTCCTAGGATCTGACTAAATActgttgatttttctttttctctttcaatATGCTGCCGAGGGCTACTTATTCTGTGAAAGTTTTGGTCTTCTGTATTCCTCTCCAATATTGATTTTTGTAACCTATCAGACTGGTACGGTACCAATATACCAGACAGTATACCAATCTACACCACCCAGTATcattaaattaaataattaaaaatgatgAGTTAAATGTTCTGATACTGCTACTTGGTCAGACCACTGAATATTGGACGGTATACACCAGTCTGACTGGaagttaaaatcttattaacttcTGAAAATTTCTGATGCTTGTTTACGTTATATTAAAATACTAATAAAGGCATTGTGTCTATATAAGAATCAACCCAGATAAAGATGGTTTAGCCAAACTAGATTGCTAAGGTGGTGATAGACTTGTGTATGCTGCATTAGACTTCATGTTGTTTTATTTACTAAAAGAACTGGATTACGTTTGAATGTAGATGCATGAATACAGAACAATCACCAGAGAAGGTTCTGTGATTGAGAttgatataaagtttcataatttaGTTCTGAAGATCCTGAGTAATtgaatgatttaacttatctatACTTGCATGCTATTCAGTGTTTAGTTTTTAGAACGCCTGCCAACAATGGCAGGGTAGGCATTTTTTCATTTACAAGTTTAGATTTATTGAGGGTTTATCTAATGTACTCTCATTATGAGACCATGTGGAATGTTCAAAAGATAACGGAGGCTTGCAGCTGTTTAGCATAGAGATTAACGATCCAATTCATAACTTTTAGATATTTTACTCTCTTATCTTAAGGATTTATTTCCATGTTAAAAACAAAACCTGTTGTAATTACAATGTTTTACTGGTTCTTAACCTTCCATTTTTTCggacaagtgctatcttgtaaccAACTTGCATTAGCCATTGCAACCCCTGTGCCAGGTTGTTGTGACCAACTACATGTAACCAACTTGTAACCAATTAACCAACTTCCTATGAGGTCTGGCTGGCCTGCACAATCTCCTTAACTGCTATGACGTGTCTAACTCTAGGACGAATATATATTTCTTTAACTAGTTAAAGATACTGTTGAAATTATTTgctcataattcaaatttaaatatgttgGTAACTTTTGATGATTCTTGTTGTGCTACATTAGCATTCTACAAGTGTATATTTAGGATAACGGTCATACTGATATACTGATATTAGCTAGTCATGCTTAGTTGTGTTCCAGCAAAGTGAATGGTGCCCTACAATATCCATACAAGCCTAATGCTTGAAACTCTCAAGGCTCACATGTAGTTGTGGACATGTCACACTTgactattggtctaatgcatgtaATATACCATGCACTATGCTGCAACACATGCATTTCTGCAGTACATGCAGCAAGGCAATTATTACTGCACCCACTTGGTGAAAAGCTAGAGGCTTTAAATGAAAACCCATCAGCAAGTTTGTAAACATATGTTGGTTTTAACTTTATACATGGCATGTTATTACCACCCTACAAGAAATATACTGATATCACCAATTGCAAATATATATTTGCAATGCTTCTGTAAGCTAACCTAGCAGTTAAAGACATCATAAATTGCAATATGATGTGGTTTGAGGAAGACATTCATTAATTACAATTTACAAGTTCCATAGTGAAAGGTAAATGAAATTTGCTATTCTTTTTTTCGAAACTGCATTAAGCAACCATAACATTACCTAGTGGTATATACATGCTGATAAATTGCAGGCACATAACATTGGTTTACCACATTCTGTATCCTTGTCCATAACTAGCGCAAGTGCTGAGGACATACATCGCCTGCACGGTCAATACATAGTTGGTTATGTGTCAATTAATGGCTACTAGCACCGGTGCAATGAATGCTATATATTCTTTGGTCTAATGCTGTTTACAAATGCTACAGCTACAAGATGCTGGATGTTGGACAGATGCTGCAACTTTAGCTGCAACTCATTTACGTGGAGCTGACTATTCAAGGTGCATAGAATTCTAATATTCTTTTGGAGTAAAATCTACCACATAAATATTGCTCATGAACATGGTGGCTaaaaatggaaaaagaaaaaaacatggtGACTAAAGTAATTAACTATAAAATTTCTGCAGCCATAGACTGTTGTGTTATAGTTACAGCAGAATTAATGATCTATATGAATTTGTAATGAAAGTTCAAAATATAGTGTATTGTGCTTgcagagatttttttttatgtgatTGGAGGTACCTACAGTGTTTATACTGAATGCATTACTGTTTTATTACAGAGTGTTGCAGAGATGGGCTGATTATGTTCTTCGTAGTGAACATAACATTTGGAGGTAATTTAACATCATAGATGCATTAAGCATACGGTTAGTTCATCCATTTTTTATGTTGGGGCTAACAAGTTTTTGTGATAAAATCTTAACAGAGCCCTGATCTTGTATGTTGCTGCTGGAGCCCTAGCAGAGGCTTTAACTGCACTACGCAATGCACGGCAGCCGGACACAGCCGCAATGTTCATGCTTGCCTGCCATGAGATATACACACAAATTTCATCAGAATCCCAAACTTCAGTTGAAGCATTTGCATCTGTGGATGGAAACCGAAGTTTTCGATTGCCTAGCAGGAACTTGGAGGATGAGGACCTTAAAGCAGTTAGTGAATTCTATGGCGAGTACCAGAGAAGATTAGTGCACCTTTGCATGGATGCAACACCAAGCTTTGACTGATGGCATTAGCAATGGTTTGTAGATGCTGCCAAGTTTTGTTGCTAGCAAGCATTTCACAATGGTCAATGTCCAGAGTAGTCATGACTTCATATTGTGACTGACGCAACCTTATCCGACCAGTCCAACAATTGCATTCAGATTCACAGCATAACGAGGGACCAATTTAATAGAAACAATTTGCCAAGCACAGCCGCAGAATAGGAAACAGACCAGAGCTTCTGCCCAATTACCTCATTCCTGGCATCATAAACAGATTTAATTGGATCTTTTGGATTTATTGCGGGATCTTTTGACTGCAGAAGCCCAATACAACTTGCTGTAAGAGTAGTTCAGGGTTATATACGATCTTCAAAATGTGGTTGATTGGCCATTTTGTTCCGGTGGGATTTCTAGTTATGTTGGTCATGTTTGATATATGAAATTCTCAGCTGTTTCCTTAACCACGTGTTTGTATTTTTTCATAAATAGCACGAACATGATGTGAAGGACATTTTACACCACATGACTTGTATCTGTTAAAAGCAGTCTTTCCTCATTCGAGTAAATCTTTTATTCAAGTCTGGTAGCTGATGCTAATATTTGGCATTTGAGCCCATGCAATTGGTATTGTCTGAGAATGACTTCGGCTCATCATAACAATGAGCTTCTTGTATCCAACTGTTCATCAATCTTGCAAAAAACTATTTTTCCTATCAAACTCTTTCCATTTTGTCCAACTACTGTTCAAGATTTTACATAAAACACTGACTTCGAATTCTTTGTTCCAGGTTTTGTCGATAAAGTTTGTGCTTCCATGGAGGTATGATGGCAGTTCACCCACGGGATCCATCGTTCAACCATGGAGGTATGATGGCAGTTCACCCGCGGGATCCATTGATCAAATAATGAACACGACAGATTTAGGTTTATCTCAACCCCTACGCTCAAGACTGCTCTCAGAATGTGATGTTCCATGGCTGAGCATTCAACTGTGGCTATCACCCCtcaaagaaattattttttaattaattattcttagatctttatatttttaaaagttatatcgaGACtcttaaagtaaaatatttaatctcgtttcttcTTATTTCGTTTGATGAAAATATCACAATAAATCGAAGTAAGATAAAGTCTTTGTTGGTAGAGTTGACGGCATGAgaagaaatgagattaaatatttaatttttataagtataaaaaatttaatataattttaaaaatataaaaatcaaaatgttAAGCATAGAAGATTAATCTATAATTAGTAGAGAGTACGCGTCCTGCCTATTTTGCCCTCTAATAGAGTAAAATGAGGCTTTTTCAGGCCAAGCCCATATCGGGCCCATCAATAATCAAACCATCATGCGATATGCACGTGATGCAGGGTGGAAGATGAGTGCGATGGACACCCCCACGCGTTACGCACCGCATCATCGCGGACTCCCTCCTCCGGATGAAGGCGACGACGGTGTTGACGATGACGACAACGGTTACCGTCCACCGCTTGTCCAACCTCCTCCCCTCCCTTCCCTTTCCCTCCAACGCCACCGGAGCCCTCTGCTTGCGCCCGAACTCGCTCCGCTTCTCGTCCACTCCCACGCCCTACCATCCGAGACGGAGCCGGCGATCCCCTCTCTTGGGCCTCCAGAAGCGCACATTGACGAGGGTGTCCGCCGGCGGTTGGTTCTCGGGCTTCGGAGCGAAGAAGAGCAAGGGCACCGCTCTGCCGGAGATCGTGAAGGCCGGTGACCCCGTCCTCCATGAACCCGCCGATGAGGTGCCGCCCCGGGAGATTGGGTCGGAGAAGATCCAGAATATCATAGATGACATGGTCTCCGCCATGAGAAAGGCTCCTGGCGTTGGCCTCGCTGCTCCTCAGATCGGTGTCCCCTTGAAGGTCGCACCTTTATTCCTTACACACACCCTCTTTTCATGCTCTTTCTTCTGCTATATTAGCCAATGTGAGCCTGTGGGGACTAGAGTAGATAATTCATCCTGTTGTGTTCTTTAATACCTTCTGGAGTTGGATAAGTAGCTTCAAGCCTCGGTGAATGGGGTGTCATCAAGAAGTGGCAGCAACTCTATGCTCTGTGAATCGAAGTAAATAACGGCCCTATCTGAAGAAAATAGACATGATTTAGCATTATCTGTCAGCAGTGTCTTCTCTATTATCTTTTTCTTATTGCATTTTCTCAGAACTAAAATTGGAATCCGGCTAGAATAACTTGTCTGCCCGTGCCTCTGCCATGAGCTTTTAGAGAAATGAAAACTTCAGGACTTGCTACCTGGACCGTCTATTAGTATGAATTGACTTGTCATTTTCCTGAATTCTTGAGGTTACACACCCTTCAATGAGATGTGGCTCTGGAATGAAGCTAGATGCCAAGTTCCAAAACCTGTTTCTCAGAACCGTGGTAGTTCATAGTTGTTCTTTTTGCATGCCTAGcctgaaatattattctagttgATAAATGCTTCATGATGTTTAAATTGCCTGAATTAATAGGATACTCCAACATCATCTAGGATCACATGCAATAATGCATGTCCAAGAACTTGATGAATGTGCTGGTTCATTCTTTCAAGATAAAACAGAAGATGTTGATTACCAATAAGTTTTTTTGTTTAACATGATAATGTGTCAGTGAGTTGTCTTGTCATTCCTTAGTGGAAAACAATTGAGGGGCAACTGGGAACTGGTCTCTTTATCAATATATTCATTTCTAAATATTGATGTTTGTAGCATAGTTTGCTTTTAAAGACTCTAAAAAGCAAGACCAAGGTCTTTGAATTGAATCTGGCCTTCACTATAATATAACTCAACCTTGCAAAATCTTATTCATCATTATGTAGATGTTAGGGTGGGAAGAAATTCTGACCATGTATTGCCCTGCTACAACTATTAGGTGTTGGCATTATGAACTGATGCACCCATTTTAATTGGCAGATTATTGTTCTGGAGGATACAAAAGAGTACATTAGTTATGCTCCTAAGAATGAAATTGAAGCCCAAGACCGCCGTCCTTTTGATCTTCTGGTAACTCAAATTGTTGGGTATATATTCATTCTTGGTTCCTATGATTTCATTCATGGACCTGTCATTCATCAGTTCTCATTATACAGGTTATTGTGAACCCAAAGCTTAAGAAGAAGAGCAACAAAACTGCCTTCTTTTTTGAAGGATGCTTGAGGTAAATTATTTAacattttagttactaattcagtTGTTTAGAGTTCCTCTCGACACAGATCAAAGTGTTGTTTTGGTtgtgttttatattttaatgcaCAGAAGGCCTTCTGATCCTCAGCACATCTTTTTATACTCTTTTTGAAATTTAATATGTTACTTTTGCATTTATCTCTTCCTTGTTAactagtgttatatatatatgtgtgtgtgtgtgtgtgtgtgatatatatacatacatacatatatatatatacatacatacatacatatatatatacacacacacacacacatatatatatacatatatgttgtaAGTTCTTATTACCAATGGTGGATCTCTGACAACCAGTTGATCAATaacgttttttttttctttttgtataccATTTGACCTTTTTGTGTCCTAGGATTAACATGCTCTGCAGCTAACTAATATGtaactttgttttcttcttgttttttAATGTGGAATCTACATTTAGCCATATATTAGTTTCTTAAGGTGCTTCTTATCTTTTTGATTGTATACGCTGGAGAATTGGATGCTTGAGTTCAACAATTTCatacttctcttttttatcaCTTTCCATAAACTGCTTCATTGCATGGATCGGACTATCTTGCTTTCCCTCTTCTTCCAGTGTTGATGGATTCAGAGCGGTGGTTGAGCGCTACCTCGAGGTTGAAGTCACAGGTCTGGATCGCAATGGGCATCCTATCAAGATAGATGCTATTGGCTGGCAGGCTCGCATATTACAACATGAGTGCGATCACTTAGATGGCACACTTTATGTTGACAAGATGGTCCCAAGGACATTCAGGACAGTCGAAAACTTGGGTTTGCCTTTGGCTATGGGTTGCCCACCTTTAAGTGTTCGCTAGTCCGAATTTTGGATGTCAAAATATCATGTTTCTTGAGACCAAGCAGATCTTCTGGACTATGCAAACGTAGCGCTTGATGTTAGTCATATCTGGAAACTGTATCTTGTCACTCACTGTAAAAGAGATCTCCAAGACGAAAGTGCGTTGCCCTTGAAGATTCTTTTAAGGTATTCCTTTTTAATCAGCATGATCAGCTTTACTAGTTCCTGTGTGCATCTTGATGCCTTCGTTGTTACATTTTCCCTTTTTTTACATAATTAAGTATGGATTTGTCCTCTTCTTTTCCCTATTATTTTGCAACAAAATTATCTAAAATCACAATCTGCTGACAGTCTTCAATTGGCAGGAAACTCTTGTGTCTGCTGTTGTTTGGAACTCAAATTTCAGATTCTTCCTCAGTGCCACTTAACAGGAATTCTCCCATCTTTGTTGCCACATTTGGTTTCTTTGACTTATTTTTGGTCAAGTTGTGATCAATGAACCTGTGAACTTCCAGAGGTAGGCCTAGTAGTTTTGGTAGTTGTCGTCTAATTTTTTTCTTCAGCTCTTGTTGTACATTTGAATTAACTTAGTTTAAGCAACCTTTATTCAGAAATTCTCATGTCCTCATTTCTTAGTAGTAGTGAGAGAGTAGGAACAAATAATTTTCCACTGTATCTTTTCTTGTTGCCTTTTGCCAGGGTGATAATGCATTCAGGTATATTTCAAAAAGAGCAAGTGTTAAACTCATCATATTGGAACTATGTGATTGCAATACTTAAATCATCTCtgttttattattcttataataagCTGAGAATTGCATGCATATATGCTTAGGATGATATGGTGGAATGTGCATGAAAGTTAGAATAAATGGTGATCTGATTTCAGGAAAAACTGTAGTGTAATTTTGGGTAAATATGAAGATTGAAGTACATTCTGGTCTCCATGAAA is a window from the Musa acuminata AAA Group cultivar baxijiao chromosome BXJ2-1, Cavendish_Baxijiao_AAA, whole genome shotgun sequence genome containing:
- the LOC103969782 gene encoding peptide deformylase 1A, chloroplastic, translated to MKATTVLTMTTTVTVHRLSNLLPSLPFPSNATGALCLRPNSLRFSSTPTPYHPRRSRRSPLLGLQKRTLTRVSAGGWFSGFGAKKSKGTALPEIVKAGDPVLHEPADEVPPREIGSEKIQNIIDDMVSAMRKAPGVGLAAPQIGVPLKIIVLEDTKEYISYAPKNEIEAQDRRPFDLLVIVNPKLKKKSNKTAFFFEGCLSVDGFRAVVERYLEVEVTGLDRNGHPIKIDAIGWQARILQHECDHLDGTLYVDKMVPRTFRTVENLGLPLAMGCPPLSVR